The following coding sequences are from one Candidatus Kinetoplastibacterium galatii TCC219 window:
- the atpD gene encoding F0F1 ATP synthase subunit beta, which yields MNNGIIVQCVGAVVDIQFPKNNIPGIYEALNVIDNNSFMEKKLTLEVQQQLGDGIVRAISLGSSDGLSRGMKISRTNSPISVPVGDGTLGRIMNVLGRPIDEAGPIVHDEIRSIHQNAPLFEDLSPSVELLETGIKVIDLVCPFAKGGKVGLFGGAGVGKTVNMMELINNIAKQHSGLSVFAGVGERTREGNDFYHEMAESKVLDKVSMVFGQMNEPPGNRLRVALTGLTIAEKFRDDGRDVLFFIDNIYRYTLAGTEVSALLGRMPSAVGYQPTLAEEMGKLQERITSTKTGSITSIQAVYVPADDLTDPSPATTFQHLDSTVVLSRDIAALGIYPAVDPLDSTSRQLDPQIVGDEHYRVARQVQQTLQRYKDLRDIIAILGMDELSQEDRVAVSRARKIQRFLSQPFHVAEVFTGSPGKYVPLSETIRGFSMIVNGECDSLPEQAFYMVGSIDEAFEKSDKLLNG from the coding sequence ATGAACAATGGAATCATCGTTCAATGTGTTGGGGCAGTAGTAGATATTCAGTTTCCAAAAAATAATATACCAGGTATATACGAAGCGCTTAATGTCATAGATAATAATTCTTTTATGGAAAAAAAATTGACGTTAGAGGTTCAACAACAGCTAGGTGATGGTATAGTACGTGCTATTTCCTTGGGTTCTAGCGATGGGCTAAGTCGTGGAATGAAGATTAGTAGAACAAATAGCCCCATTTCTGTGCCAGTCGGGGATGGTACTTTAGGTAGAATTATGAATGTATTAGGCAGACCTATTGATGAAGCAGGTCCAATTGTTCATGATGAAATAAGATCTATTCACCAGAATGCTCCGTTATTTGAAGATTTGTCTCCATCTGTAGAGCTTTTAGAAACTGGTATTAAGGTAATAGATTTGGTATGCCCTTTTGCGAAAGGAGGGAAGGTTGGATTATTTGGTGGGGCTGGCGTTGGAAAGACTGTTAATATGATGGAACTTATTAACAATATTGCTAAACAACATAGTGGTTTATCTGTATTTGCAGGTGTAGGTGAACGTACCAGAGAAGGCAATGATTTTTATCATGAAATGGCTGAATCAAAAGTTTTAGATAAGGTTTCTATGGTATTTGGACAGATGAATGAGCCACCTGGCAATAGACTGAGAGTTGCTCTTACAGGGTTGACTATAGCAGAGAAATTCCGTGATGATGGTAGAGATGTACTCTTTTTTATAGATAATATATATCGGTATACATTAGCAGGCACTGAAGTTTCAGCCTTATTAGGAAGAATGCCTTCAGCCGTAGGTTATCAACCTACATTGGCCGAAGAAATGGGGAAGCTACAAGAACGAATTACTTCTACAAAGACAGGATCTATTACTTCTATACAGGCTGTTTATGTTCCGGCTGATGATCTCACTGATCCATCTCCAGCTACAACTTTTCAGCATTTAGACTCAACAGTCGTCTTATCTAGAGATATTGCAGCTCTAGGTATTTATCCTGCTGTAGATCCATTAGATTCTACCAGCCGTCAACTTGACCCACAAATTGTAGGTGATGAGCATTATAGAGTTGCTAGACAGGTCCAACAGACATTACAAAGATATAAGGATTTACGAGATATAATAGCAATCTTAGGTATGGATGAATTGTCTCAAGAAGATAGAGTAGCTGTTTCAAGAGCAAGAAAAATACAACGATTTTTATCTCAACCATTTCATGTTGCTGAAGTTTTCACAGGTTCTCCAGGTAAATATGTTCCCCTATCAGAAACTATCCGTGGTTTTAGTATGATAGTTAATGGCGAATGTGATAGTCTTCCGGAGCAGGCCTTTTATATGGTTGGTTCTATAGATGAAGCATTTGAAAAATCTGACAAGTTATTAAATGGATGA
- the atpG gene encoding F0F1 ATP synthase subunit gamma: MPGIKEIRSKIKSVQSTRKITRAMEMVAASKMRKAQDRMKIFRPYASNMRRMAVHLMQGNPEYSHPYLNERKVSSVGIILVSTDKGLCGGMNTNISRLVLSKIKEFSKDNIEVYTSAFGQKGLNLLTRIGSNLLSQETQLGDVPDIGKLSPVMDVQLKSYMDGKIDSLYIASTRFVNTMKQEPVFSRLLPLSENLEDPYYENDNKTHITDTKADTKVYNWDYIYEPDSRTVIDNLLDRYVDCLLYQAVVENMASEQSARMVAMKAASDNAKRVIDDLQMVYNKNRQTAITKEISEIVSGASAV; this comes from the coding sequence ATGCCTGGGATTAAAGAAATTCGTAGTAAAATTAAAAGTGTGCAGAGCACTCGCAAAATTACTAGAGCCATGGAAATGGTTGCCGCTTCTAAAATGAGAAAGGCCCAAGATAGAATGAAGATATTCCGTCCATATGCTAGTAATATGCGCAGGATGGCCGTTCATCTCATGCAAGGAAATCCTGAGTATTCTCATCCTTATTTGAATGAAAGAAAAGTTTCTTCTGTTGGAATAATTCTAGTTTCTACAGATAAGGGTTTATGCGGAGGGATGAACACTAACATAAGTAGGTTAGTGTTGTCTAAAATTAAAGAATTTAGTAAGGATAATATAGAGGTATATACATCTGCTTTCGGTCAAAAAGGACTTAATTTGCTTACTCGCATAGGTAGTAATTTATTATCACAAGAGACTCAGCTTGGTGATGTTCCTGATATTGGTAAATTGTCGCCTGTTATGGATGTGCAGTTAAAGTCTTATATGGATGGGAAGATAGATTCCTTATATATTGCGTCTACCAGATTTGTTAATACAATGAAGCAAGAACCCGTATTTTCGAGGCTTTTGCCACTATCAGAAAACTTGGAAGACCCCTATTATGAGAATGATAATAAAACTCATATTACTGATACAAAAGCTGACACAAAAGTTTACAATTGGGATTATATTTACGAGCCAGACTCTAGAACAGTAATAGATAATCTTCTAGATCGTTATGTAGATTGTTTGTTATATCAGGCTGTAGTTGAAAATATGGCTTCAGAACAGTCTGCAAGAATGGTAGCAATGAAAGCAGCCTCTGATAATGCAAAAAGAGTTATTGATGATTTGCAGATGGTTTATAACAAGAATCGCCAAACTGCTATTACTAAAGAAATCTCTGAAATTGTTAGCGGAGCATCGGCTGTTTAA
- a CDS encoding F0F1 ATP synthase subunit delta, whose amino-acid sequence MIMFLTISRKYAEALFSVIQDKSTSSLDFWSLVLDDAARVVSNKDVEQFISHPIIGKQEKLEVLKSLLSSEAPRIFFNLLELLIERNNLMILPCISEQFSKLKNNYEGVGIAKIFTAFSLSTEQVKSLVAKLESRIGLKLRPKVLIDESLIGGVKIFIEDKVFDISVKNSLNKMQEILTTV is encoded by the coding sequence ATGATAATGTTTTTGACAATATCTAGAAAGTATGCTGAGGCACTATTTTCTGTGATCCAAGATAAGAGCACATCATCTTTGGATTTTTGGTCCTTGGTTCTAGATGATGCTGCTAGGGTTGTATCTAACAAGGATGTGGAGCAATTTATCTCTCATCCTATTATAGGAAAGCAAGAAAAACTAGAAGTATTAAAAAGCTTGTTAAGTTCTGAAGCACCTAGAATATTTTTTAACCTTTTGGAATTGCTTATAGAGCGTAATAATCTAATGATATTGCCTTGTATTTCTGAACAATTTTCAAAATTAAAAAATAATTACGAAGGTGTTGGCATAGCTAAGATTTTTACTGCTTTTTCTTTATCTACAGAACAGGTTAAAAGTCTAGTCGCAAAATTAGAGAGCCGAATAGGTTTAAAATTAAGACCTAAGGTTCTTATTGATGAGTCACTTATTGGTGGAGTCAAAATTTTTATTGAAGATAAGGTATTTGATATTTCGGTTAAAAATAGCTTGAATAAAATGCAAGAAATCTTGACGACTGTGTAA
- a CDS encoding NAD(P)H-hydrate dehydratase — protein MIVDINFENLSELFQKRNLDSNKGDYGTVGIIGGSNGMLGSILLAGRAALKLGVGKVLIGFAYNESPISVDFMQPELMINTATYWLKSQIKVNTWVIGCGLGQSIFSQKLINEILILKRKSTIVLDADALNILASKNFSKSKLNCANNTVVLTPHPAEAARLLGCSTQEIQNNRLDAVRLLSKNFKAWIVLKGKNTLVCSPDDKTIFRNTTGNPGLASSGTGDVLAGMIGSLISQKLCLKQAILGAVWLHGKASDELSLENIGPIGLTANEIADCARKIRNKITYN, from the coding sequence ATGATAGTTGATATTAATTTTGAGAATTTATCAGAATTATTCCAAAAAAGAAACCTAGATAGCAATAAGGGAGATTATGGAACAGTAGGGATTATTGGAGGTAGTAATGGCATGTTAGGATCTATATTACTTGCAGGACGGGCAGCTTTAAAACTTGGTGTAGGCAAAGTATTGATTGGTTTTGCCTACAATGAATCACCAATTTCAGTTGATTTTATGCAGCCAGAACTAATGATAAATACTGCTACCTACTGGCTAAAATCTCAAATTAAAGTTAATACATGGGTCATAGGATGTGGTCTAGGACAATCAATTTTTTCACAAAAATTAATTAATGAAATACTTATATTGAAAAGAAAGTCAACAATTGTATTGGACGCTGATGCATTAAATATTTTAGCTTCTAAAAATTTTTCTAAATCAAAATTGAATTGCGCAAATAATACAGTAGTACTAACACCACACCCAGCAGAAGCGGCTAGATTATTAGGTTGTTCGACACAAGAAATACAAAATAACAGACTAGATGCTGTCAGACTATTATCCAAAAATTTTAAAGCTTGGATCGTACTAAAAGGCAAAAATACTCTGGTATGCTCTCCTGATGATAAAACTATATTTCGCAATACAACCGGCAATCCAGGTCTTGCGTCTTCAGGAACAGGTGATGTTCTGGCAGGAATGATAGGTAGTCTGATATCACAGAAATTATGTTTGAAACAAGCCATATTAGGAGCTGTCTGGTTACACGGAAAAGCATCAGATGAATTATCATTAGAAAATATAGGGCCTATAGGATTAACTGCAAATGAAATAGCAGACTGCGCTAGAAAAATAAGAAATAAAATAACCTATAATTAA
- a CDS encoding F0F1 ATP synthase subunit B, with amino-acid sequence MEILNREFKCDDFFPDDCVFILGWATMVFVWPNLIKVIDERRKKISDGLSAAEKSIAELSNVNDRVRLIAENAKKDAHELITNAERQVSDIINKARFDAETERSKIIAQARQDTEIIIRNARDVLREDLASLVIKGAEQILRREVNLNEHVDILNHLKTEL; translated from the coding sequence TTGGAGATATTAAACCGTGAATTTAAATGCGACGATTTTTTTCCAGATGATTGTGTTTTTATTTTGGGATGGGCAACCATGGTGTTTGTTTGGCCCAATCTTATAAAAGTAATTGATGAGCGTCGCAAAAAAATATCCGACGGTTTATCAGCTGCAGAGAAGAGTATCGCTGAGCTTTCTAATGTGAATGATCGTGTTAGATTAATAGCGGAGAATGCAAAGAAAGATGCTCATGAGCTTATAACTAATGCAGAAAGACAAGTTTCTGACATTATTAACAAAGCTCGATTTGATGCAGAAACAGAAAGGTCAAAAATTATAGCCCAAGCTCGACAAGATACAGAGATTATTATTCGTAACGCCAGAGATGTATTAAGAGAAGATCTTGCTAGTCTAGTAATAAAAGGGGCAGAGCAAATACTTAGGCGTGAAGTTAATTTAAATGAACATGTAGATATATTGAATCATCTTAAGACTGAGTTATAA
- the priA gene encoding replication restart helicase PriA: protein MPVQNKLSISYNWLSVALNLPLFSTFDYKSINSVVIGSRVVVPFGKRTLIGIVINVLERPSIDVSLVREIIEVLDDLPPFSPDWLNLLEFTADYYQRPFGEVVFSVIPAPLRSVSSYRGKKRTSASSVIKSDKSNDCISIVPSSFVDKRESILNEDQERAVNIISLLKEFKSVLLYGITGSGKTEVYLRVARNILHNSSKQILFLIPEINLTPQLEKAVRNSLADIVNDDEIVVMHSKLTMKSKLDVWSRAQNSKARVLLGTRMSIFTPFPNIGLIVIDEEHDTSYKQQNGLRYSARDLGVWRARYLNVPIILGSATPSLETWNNAEIGHYLRIYLRKKAREFSAPNIKLINTKKYRPKNGLTVPLINAIEDRLNKKEQSLVFINRRGYSPVFCCFSCYWISKCTRCTAFTVLHSDAVNKEGKLHCHHCGYCMIVPLSCPECGDQDLRPIGSGTQRVEEALVGLFPNANIVRIDADSTRRKGSTASLLNDVNNGSVDILIGTQMLAKGHDFLRVSLVGVIDSDAMIFCQDFRAPEHLFSQLMQVSGRAGRHLNGGEVLIQTSFPDHMIYKFVIDQNYEDFARYSLNLRSTANLPPYSYQALLSAESENLSTVMDFLHRSKKIIKEKVSLEFDHVSAITCYDPVPSRIVRIADVERAQILVESKHRLLLITFLKIWLKHVNGLVINKKKIRWYIEVDPLEI, encoded by the coding sequence ATGCCTGTTCAGAATAAATTATCAATTTCTTATAATTGGCTGTCTGTAGCATTAAATTTGCCATTGTTTTCTACTTTTGACTATAAAAGTATTAATAGTGTTGTTATTGGTTCTAGAGTAGTTGTTCCTTTTGGTAAAAGGACGTTAATAGGAATAGTAATTAATGTTTTAGAGAGGCCTTCTATAGATGTATCTCTTGTTAGAGAAATTATAGAAGTTTTAGATGATTTACCACCGTTTTCCCCAGATTGGTTAAATTTGCTTGAATTTACTGCTGATTATTATCAAAGGCCTTTTGGAGAAGTTGTTTTCTCTGTAATACCAGCGCCATTGCGTAGTGTTTCTTCATATAGGGGTAAAAAACGTACATCTGCTAGTTCAGTTATTAAGTCAGACAAGTCAAATGATTGCATATCAATAGTGCCCTCATCCTTCGTTGATAAACGTGAATCGATATTAAATGAAGATCAAGAGAGAGCTGTAAATATAATAAGTTTATTAAAAGAGTTTAAGTCTGTTTTGTTGTATGGAATCACAGGAAGTGGTAAGACAGAGGTTTATCTTAGAGTAGCTCGTAATATATTGCATAATTCCAGTAAGCAAATATTATTCTTAATACCGGAGATAAATTTAACTCCACAACTAGAAAAAGCTGTAAGAAATAGTCTTGCTGATATTGTAAATGATGATGAAATAGTAGTAATGCATAGCAAACTGACTATGAAATCTAAATTAGATGTTTGGTCCAGAGCACAAAACTCAAAAGCTAGGGTTCTATTAGGTACAAGAATGTCTATATTTACTCCATTTCCTAATATCGGTTTAATAGTTATAGATGAAGAGCATGATACATCTTATAAACAACAAAATGGATTGAGGTATTCAGCTAGGGATTTAGGTGTCTGGAGAGCTCGTTATTTAAACGTTCCAATAATATTAGGATCTGCTACTCCTTCTTTAGAAACATGGAATAATGCAGAAATAGGCCATTATTTGCGTATTTATTTAAGAAAAAAAGCAAGAGAATTCAGTGCTCCTAATATAAAATTAATAAATACTAAGAAATATCGTCCTAAGAATGGTTTAACAGTTCCGTTAATAAACGCCATAGAAGATCGTTTAAACAAGAAAGAACAATCTTTGGTTTTTATCAATAGAAGAGGATACTCACCAGTATTTTGTTGTTTTTCATGTTATTGGATTAGCAAGTGTACTAGATGTACCGCTTTTACTGTTTTACATAGTGACGCAGTTAATAAGGAAGGTAAGCTACATTGTCATCATTGTGGTTATTGTATGATAGTTCCATTATCTTGTCCCGAGTGTGGTGATCAGGATTTAAGACCTATAGGTAGTGGTACTCAAAGAGTAGAGGAAGCTTTAGTAGGATTATTCCCTAATGCTAACATTGTCAGAATAGATGCTGATAGCACTAGACGTAAAGGTAGTACAGCTTCTTTATTAAATGATGTGAATAATGGTTCTGTTGACATATTGATTGGTACGCAGATGCTTGCAAAAGGACATGATTTTCTAAGAGTCAGTTTAGTAGGAGTTATTGATTCTGATGCTATGATTTTTTGTCAAGATTTCCGTGCCCCAGAACATTTATTTTCTCAGCTAATGCAAGTTTCAGGACGAGCCGGGCGTCATTTAAACGGAGGAGAAGTTCTTATACAAACCTCTTTCCCTGATCATATGATTTATAAATTTGTTATAGATCAAAATTATGAAGATTTTGCTAGATACTCACTCAACCTAAGATCAACAGCAAATCTTCCGCCTTATTCATATCAAGCATTATTGAGTGCCGAGTCAGAAAATCTAAGTACAGTGATGGATTTTTTGCACAGATCTAAAAAAATAATAAAAGAAAAAGTTTCTCTTGAGTTTGACCATGTTTCTGCTATAACCTGTTATGATCCTGTCCCATCCAGAATAGTGCGTATTGCAGATGTTGAGCGTGCTCAAATATTAGTAGAGAGCAAACATAGATTATTATTAATAACTTTCCTTAAAATATGGTTGAAGCATGTTAATGGTTTAGTAATTAATAAAAAGAAAATAAGGTGGTATATAGAAGTTGATCCACTAGAGATTTGA
- a CDS encoding F0F1 ATP synthase subunit epsilon, with amino-acid sequence MNNTINVNVVSISELLFSGEAKFVLLPAEFGDIGVLPGHVPLISLIRTGMLKIICPDDTEHSIFVAGGILEVQPKEVTVLADTAVMAMELDEEKIIEARKKAEEVLRNNKDRADIASVEMELNMLAVQAKTVRKFGKARIY; translated from the coding sequence ATGAATAATACTATCAATGTTAATGTTGTTAGCATATCAGAGTTATTATTCTCAGGTGAGGCTAAGTTTGTTCTACTGCCAGCTGAATTTGGAGATATAGGTGTATTGCCTGGTCATGTTCCCTTAATATCGCTTATTCGTACTGGCATGCTAAAAATAATTTGTCCAGATGATACAGAGCATAGTATTTTTGTTGCTGGAGGTATATTAGAAGTTCAGCCGAAAGAGGTAACTGTCTTAGCAGACACAGCTGTTATGGCCATGGAGTTAGATGAGGAAAAAATTATAGAAGCTCGTAAAAAAGCTGAGGAAGTTTTGAGAAATAATAAAGACAGAGCTGATATAGCGAGTGTCGAGATGGAATTGAATATGCTTGCAGTACAGGCAAAAACAGTTCGTAAGTTCGGTAAGGCTAGAATATACTGA
- the atpA gene encoding F0F1 ATP synthase subunit alpha, whose protein sequence is MQLNPSEISEFIKKRIEGMDSEVDVRTSGVVVSVTDGIARIYGLSDVMQGEMLEFSNNSIGLALNLERDSVGAVILGDYTGVSEGDIVRTTGRILEVPVGYGLRGRVVNALGEPIDGRGSIKYESTDIIEKVAPGVIDRYTVSQPLQTGIKSIDSMVPIGRGQRELIIGDRQTGKTSVAIDTIINQKNSGVTCIYVAIGQKAASINNVVRKLEEHGALEYTIIVAATASDSAAMQYIAPYSGCTMGEYFRDRGEDALIVYDDLTKQAWAYRQISLLLKRPPGREAYPGDVFYLHSRLLERAARVSENYVEKFTKGKVKNKTGSLTALPIIETQAGDVSAFVPTNVISITDGQIFLETDLFNAGVRPAINAGISVSRVGGAAQTKIIKKLSGGIRTDLAQYRELAAFSQFSSDLDEATRRQLDRGKRVVELLKQPQYHPLKVWEQAVLLFSLNRGFMDDVNVQDINLFEKFIKDFLKKSYSTLVDRIENSKDLCQKNEEELSFAIQDFKKHNTF, encoded by the coding sequence ATGCAACTAAATCCCTCAGAGATTAGCGAGTTTATAAAAAAACGTATCGAGGGTATGGATTCAGAAGTTGATGTTCGTACAAGTGGTGTTGTTGTTTCCGTTACTGATGGTATTGCTCGTATATACGGATTATCAGATGTTATGCAAGGGGAAATGCTAGAATTCTCTAATAATTCTATAGGTCTTGCTCTTAATCTTGAGCGTGATTCTGTAGGAGCTGTTATTTTAGGAGATTATACTGGTGTTTCTGAGGGAGACATAGTTAGAACAACTGGACGTATATTAGAAGTCCCAGTTGGATACGGATTGCGCGGACGTGTTGTTAATGCACTTGGTGAGCCCATAGATGGTAGAGGTTCTATAAAATATGAATCTACTGATATTATAGAGAAAGTTGCTCCTGGTGTTATAGATAGATATACAGTTTCCCAACCTTTGCAGACAGGTATCAAATCAATAGATTCTATGGTCCCTATAGGTAGAGGCCAGCGTGAGCTTATTATTGGAGATAGACAGACAGGAAAGACTAGTGTTGCTATTGACACAATTATTAATCAAAAAAATAGTGGCGTTACGTGTATTTATGTTGCTATTGGCCAAAAGGCAGCTTCGATTAATAATGTTGTTAGGAAATTAGAAGAACATGGTGCTTTGGAATATACCATAATAGTAGCAGCGACTGCTTCTGATTCTGCTGCTATGCAGTACATAGCTCCTTATTCTGGTTGTACTATGGGAGAATACTTTAGGGATAGAGGTGAAGATGCGCTTATAGTTTATGATGATCTTACTAAACAAGCATGGGCATATAGACAAATATCATTATTATTGAAACGTCCTCCTGGTAGAGAAGCATATCCAGGAGATGTGTTTTATCTACATTCTCGCTTGCTTGAAAGGGCCGCAAGAGTTAGTGAGAACTACGTTGAAAAATTTACCAAGGGTAAAGTTAAAAATAAGACTGGTTCTTTAACTGCTTTACCTATAATTGAAACTCAGGCTGGTGATGTTTCAGCATTCGTCCCGACAAATGTTATTTCAATCACTGATGGACAGATATTTTTAGAAACTGATTTGTTTAATGCTGGTGTCAGACCAGCTATTAATGCTGGTATATCTGTATCTAGGGTAGGTGGGGCTGCTCAAACAAAGATTATTAAAAAATTATCTGGTGGGATTAGAACAGATTTGGCTCAATATAGAGAATTAGCAGCTTTTTCTCAGTTTTCTTCCGACCTAGATGAGGCAACACGTCGCCAGTTAGATAGAGGCAAAAGAGTAGTTGAATTACTTAAGCAGCCACAATATCATCCGTTAAAGGTATGGGAGCAGGCAGTATTATTGTTCTCGTTAAATAGAGGTTTTATGGATGATGTTAATGTTCAGGACATTAATTTGTTCGAGAAGTTTATAAAGGATTTTTTAAAAAAAAGCTATTCAACGCTTGTTGATAGAATTGAAAATAGTAAAGATCTATGTCAAAAAAATGAAGAAGAATTGTCTTTTGCTATTCAAGATTTCAAAAAACATAATACTTTTTAA
- the hemE gene encoding uroporphyrinogen decarboxylase, protein MLKNDILLRSLLREHVEYTPIWLMRQAGRYLPEYRKIRELAGSFMSLLTNPDYACEVTLQPLRRYNLDAVILFSDILTIPNAMGLGLSFTDGLGPSFSRKIRTEDDVKRLLSVPDMNSLSYVFDTINLVKNELKQQVPLIGFSGSPWTLACYMIEGQSSKDFSNIKKMLYSRPDLLHKVLEINTESIIQYLNSQIASGVDAVMLFDTWGGILTGTAFKDFSLAYNKKIFDSLNRTVGDRRIPIVSFTKGGSLWLKDIVKSGCDAIGLDWTIDMSEARHITSDAVALQGNLDPLALLGDHSLLRAEARNIIESFGFVGNGGHVFNIGHGLTPSTDPDAVAELIEEVHSYSRLFHV, encoded by the coding sequence ATGTTGAAAAATGACATACTATTGCGCTCTTTATTACGTGAACATGTTGAATATACTCCAATTTGGCTAATGAGACAGGCCGGCAGATATCTACCAGAGTATAGAAAAATAAGAGAACTTGCTGGATCTTTTATGAGTCTATTAACGAATCCAGATTATGCATGCGAAGTTACTCTTCAGCCGTTAAGAAGATATAATCTTGATGCTGTTATATTATTTTCAGATATTCTTACTATTCCAAACGCTATGGGTCTTGGTTTAAGTTTTACTGATGGATTGGGGCCTAGCTTTTCTCGTAAAATAAGAACAGAGGATGATGTAAAAAGACTTTTGTCTGTTCCTGACATGAACTCTTTGAGCTATGTTTTTGATACTATAAATTTAGTAAAAAATGAACTAAAACAACAAGTTCCTCTCATAGGATTTTCTGGTAGTCCATGGACTTTAGCTTGCTATATGATTGAGGGTCAATCATCCAAGGATTTTAGTAATATAAAAAAGATGTTATATTCAAGACCTGATTTGTTGCATAAAGTATTAGAAATTAATACTGAGTCTATTATTCAGTATCTAAATTCCCAAATTGCTTCTGGTGTAGATGCTGTAATGTTGTTTGATACTTGGGGAGGCATTCTAACTGGTACTGCTTTTAAAGATTTTTCTTTGGCTTACAATAAAAAAATATTTGATAGTCTGAATAGAACGGTTGGTGATAGAAGAATTCCGATAGTTAGTTTTACTAAAGGAGGTTCTCTATGGTTGAAAGATATAGTGAAAAGTGGTTGTGACGCCATAGGTTTGGATTGGACTATTGACATGTCAGAAGCAAGGCATATTACTTCTGATGCTGTTGCCTTACAGGGTAATTTAGACCCATTAGCATTATTGGGCGACCATAGTCTATTAAGAGCAGAAGCTAGGAATATTATAGAATCATTCGGCTTTGTTGGTAATGGTGGTCATGTTTTTAATATTGGTCATGGATTAACTCCAAGTACAGATCCAGATGCTGTAGCAGAGTTGATCGAAGAAGTTCATTCTTACAGCAGATTGTTCCACGTATAG